The Salvia miltiorrhiza cultivar Shanhuang (shh) chromosome 2, IMPLAD_Smil_shh, whole genome shotgun sequence DNA window GTTTTTGAGTAAAGTGAGATAAAATGGGTGAGGGTTTAAGGATTGAAGCAGCAGCAGCTAACACTCACCTCTCCCCAAATACAAATCctttaaaataatcaaacattttaatttttttttttttttgaaggggaaATCAAACATTTTAATTAGGCAAAAGGTTCGAATACCCCAAGTTTCCAAGTTTTTCAGTTCCCGTTTGAGTTTCGTTTAATGAATGTGGTAGATCAAATTAGTATGATTCGaggataattaaataatttatagatgataaatatttatttaattagattattaaaatattgattgaattattaattattaagttgaataatttttatcaaGAATGTTATTGTTTAAGTTAAATGTCTTCTAAATATGTTAATATTGAAGTTAGGATTATTCTTACATTATAGTTCGAATTTTGATTGTATAGGATTTTCTACTTCAATATTAAGAATATTAAAAGTATAGTTTGTGCTTTATTCATTGTCCATTTAGTGGGATGAGTGAAAAAAATCGGCCAACTCATGCTAATGTATGATTTGTCAAAAAATTTGAtttgtattattaaataaacatacaaaaaatataaattatatttataatatttataaattcaggTAAGTTTACCATGAGATCAGAGTTTAGTAATAATGTCTCATTATTTGAGTTAAGCTcactattaataatattttaaataattaatttttcttaaaaatatatgaaatattACTAGTGGAATGTTCGAATATAGTAATTGGAACATTATTAATGTGATAGAGGGAAGTAATAATATTGACTTTTCAAGGTTAATAGCAGTTTATGacatcaattttgatttttttttttacttatttaccatcatttttaatttatttcaaaatatttaaaacttaacaaatttgtttaattttgttttgtacTAAAAGTTTCGGCATCAAATATTTGATTAGGTTTATCATAAAATATGATTCTTACGTCGCAACTTCATTCTTTGAACACTTTAATCCGAGAAGCATTATGGGATATCCGACGTAGAAATCTTTTAAGTAGGctaaaatttacaaaatataggatatttaaaataaaataaaatcgaaaGCATAAACTTAAACAGAAGTAAAAATTAAGTTCATCAACTGTTATTAACCCCGATACTAATTTATTACTCCACTAAAAACTTAGAAAACTGGTCATAGGAATAGACTATTATGGATGGAGCAAGCATGAACAACAACGATAAGATAAATTCAACGTAATGATTTAATGAACTcttttctaataaaaataaaaatttgcagTAAATATCATAATTTATGCATTGAGTAAACTCTATTCTCATAATATACGccacaaatttgatttatttattgaaaagtGCAGACAAAATATCATCAAGAGACAAAAGAATGGTACGGTAGGACTCCCATACCCTAATCCTATCCTTATCCCGAGCCGCGTAATCCAGCCTCGTCACCGCATTGAACAGATCGGCGTAGAGCTTCCTCAGCCTCGGCCGCTCCGCCGACGCCGACGCCTGAATCATCGTATACACGTCTTGTTTGAGAAGCGCCGAGCTCCTACGCAGCagtttctgcgcctccctccaCGACTCCGCCGCCAGCAGATCCTTCACTCCGATCAGGCTTTGCGCGTGGGACCGGATCCCGGACTCCGCTTCTTCCACGGTCTGGTCCGGCACCGTCAGCCGGAAATCGAATGCGGCGGCGGATTTTGTGTGCTGCGTCCAGAGGAGGACGGATGTGAGTAGTATGGATGACCGTCTTgtcgcggcggtggtggaggagggtTTGGTGAGGGGATGGAGTGTGTGGAGGAAGGATGATGGAGCTGGAGCTGCAGCTGCTG harbors:
- the LOC131008788 gene encoding psbQ-like protein 3, chloroplastic, yielding MNALKFPQNQMAAAAAAPAPSSFLHTLHPLTKPSSTTAATRRSSILLTSVLLWTQHTKSAAAFDFRLTVPDQTVEEAESGIRSHAQSLIGVKDLLAAESWREAQKLLRRSSALLKQDVYTMIQASASAERPRLRKLYADLFNAVTRLDYAARDKDRIRVWESYRTILLSLDDILSALFNK